A single genomic interval of Halalkalibaculum roseum harbors:
- a CDS encoding fasciclin domain-containing protein, giving the protein MRVIHSILLFAGLLFAISACNDVTNTDAVENDSWLQETKAKGNAMSGPNSEEDSILEIAASSEDFSTLAAAVEFAGLQDALNGKRQFTVFAPTNEAFDALLAELDLTAEELLVEENKELVTNILLYHVAPGSRDAEDVTESDQVNTLLKKFITVQEDDGAFLVGNEENGFAQIIATDIFASNGVVHAIDSVMLPPTGKNAGDGEDDDEGEDEDREDLDTILEIASSSEDFSTLAAAVEFAGLSEALGGKRQYTVFAPNNEAFDALLAELGLTAEELLVEENKELVTNILLYHVAPGARDAEDVTESDQVNTLLEKYISVQEDDGAFFVGNEENGFAQIIATDIFASNGVIHAIDNVMLPPSDKNDGDEGDDDDEDDGDDD; this is encoded by the coding sequence ATGAGAGTTATACATTCAATACTGCTATTTGCGGGCTTGTTATTTGCCATTTCAGCCTGTAACGACGTTACCAATACTGACGCTGTTGAAAACGACAGCTGGCTGCAGGAAACTAAAGCCAAGGGAAATGCCATGAGCGGTCCTAACAGTGAAGAGGATTCCATTCTGGAAATCGCTGCATCCAGTGAAGATTTTTCAACTCTGGCCGCTGCTGTAGAGTTTGCCGGTCTTCAGGACGCTTTGAACGGCAAGAGACAATTTACAGTTTTCGCACCGACCAACGAGGCATTTGATGCCTTATTAGCTGAACTGGACCTGACCGCTGAAGAGCTGCTGGTTGAAGAGAACAAGGAGCTGGTTACCAATATCCTGCTCTACCATGTGGCCCCCGGATCGAGGGATGCGGAAGATGTCACTGAGTCCGATCAGGTAAATACCCTGCTCAAGAAGTTTATCACCGTTCAGGAAGATGACGGTGCTTTCCTGGTTGGCAATGAAGAAAATGGTTTTGCCCAGATTATTGCTACGGACATCTTTGCTTCCAACGGCGTAGTCCATGCCATTGACAGCGTCATGCTTCCACCTACCGGAAAAAATGCCGGCGATGGAGAAGATGATGATGAGGGTGAAGATGAAGATCGTGAAGATCTGGATACCATCCTGGAAATCGCTTCCTCCAGTGAAGATTTTTCAACACTGGCGGCCGCTGTAGAATTTGCCGGTCTTAGTGAGGCTCTTGGCGGCAAGAGACAATATACAGTCTTTGCTCCCAACAACGAGGCTTTTGACGCCCTATTAGCTGAGCTGGGTCTGACGGCCGAAGAGCTGCTGGTTGAAGAAAATAAAGAGCTTGTGACCAATATCCTGCTCTATCACGTAGCTCCAGGTGCCAGAGATGCGGAAGACGTCACTGAGTCCGATCAGGTAAATACCTTACTTGAAAAATATATCTCCGTTCAGGAAGATGATGGTGCTTTCTTTGTCGGCAATGAGGAAAATGGTTTTGCACAAATCATTGCAACGGACATCTTTGCCTCCAATGGTGTAATCCATGCGATCGATAACGTAATGCTTCCTCCCTCAGATAAAAATGACGGTGACGAGGGGGATGACGACGATGAAGATGATGGAGACGACGATTAA